One Papio anubis isolate 15944 chromosome 9, Panubis1.0, whole genome shotgun sequence genomic window carries:
- the PIP4K2C gene encoding LOW QUALITY PROTEIN: phosphatidylinositol 5-phosphate 4-kinase type-2 gamma (The sequence of the model RefSeq protein was modified relative to this genomic sequence to represent the inferred CDS: inserted 2 bases in 1 codon), which produces MASSSVPPATVPAATAGPGPGFGFASKTKKKHFVQQKVKVFRAADPLMGVFLWGVAHSINELSQVPLPVMLLPDDFKASSKIKVNNHLFHRENLPSHFKFKEYCPQVFRNLRDRFGIDDQDYLVSLTRNPPXSESEGSDGRFLISYDRTLVIKEVSSEDIADMHSNLSNYHQYIVKCHGNTLLPQFLGMYRVSVDNEDSYMLVMRNMFSHRLPVHRKYDLKGSLVSREASDKEKVKELPTLKDMDFLNKNQKVYIGEEEKKIFLEKLKRDVEFLVQLKIMDYSLLLGIHDIIRGSEPEEEGPVREDESEVDGDCSLTGPPALVGSYGTSPEGIGGYIHSHRPLGPGEFESFIDVYAIRSAEGAPQKEVYFMGLIDILTQYDAKKKAAHAAKTVKHGAGAEISTVHPEQYAKRFLDFITNIFA; this is translated from the exons ATGGCGTCCTCCTCGGTCCCACCAGCCACGGTACCGGCGGCGACAGCAGGCCCCGGCCCAGGTTTCGGCTTTGCCTCCAAAACCAAGAAGAAGCATTTTGTGCAGCAGAAGGTGAAGGTGTTCCGGGCGGCCGACCCGCTGATGGGTGTGTTCCTGTGGGGCGTAGCCCACTCG ATCAATGAGCTCAGCCAGGTGCCTCTCCCAGTGATGCTACTGCCAGATGACTTTAAGGCCAGCTCCAAGATCAAGGTCAACAATCACCTTTTCCACAG GGAAAATCTACCCAGTCATTTCAAGTTCAAGGAGTATTGTCCCCAGGTCTTCAGGAACCTCCGTGATCGATTTGGCATTGATGACCAAGATTACTTG GTGTCCCTTACCCGAAACCCCCC CAGCGAAAGTGAAGGCAGTGATGGTCGCTTCCTTATCTCCTACGATCGGACTCTGGTCATCAAAGAAGTATCCAGTGAGGACATTGCTGACATGCATAGCAACCTCTCCAACTATCACCAG TACATTGTGAAGTGCCATGGCAACACACTTCTGCCCCAGTTCCTGGGGATGTACCGAGTCAGTGTGGACAATGAAGACAGCTACATGCTTGTGATGCGCAATATGTTTAGCCACCGTCTTCCTGTGCACAGGAAGTATGACCTAAAG GGTTCCCTAGTGTCCCGGGAAGCCAGCGATAAGGAAAAG GTTAAAGAATTGCCCACCCTTAAGGATATGGACTTTCTCAACAAGAACCAGAAAGTATATATTggtgaagaagagaagaaaatatttctggagaAGCTAAAGAGAGATGTGGAG TTTCTAGTGCAGCTGAAGATCATGGACTACAGCCTTCTGCTGGGCATCCACGACATCATTCGGGGCTCTGAACCAGAGGAGGAAGGGCCCGTGCGGGAGGATGAGTCAGAGGTGGATGGGGACTGCAGCCTGACTGGACCTCCTGCTCTGGTGGGCTCCTATGGCACCTCCCCAGAGGGTATCGGAGGCTACATCCATTCCCATCGGCCCCTGGGCCCAGGAGAGTTTGAGTCCTTCATTGATGTCTATGCCATCCGGAGTGCTGAAG GAGCCCCCCAGAAGGAGGTCTATTTCATGGGCCTCATTGATATCCTTACACAGTATGATGCCAAGAAGAAAGCAGCTCATGCAGCCAAAACTGTCAAGCATGGG GCTGGGGCAGAGATCTCTACTGTCCATCCGGAGCAGTATGCTAAGCGATTCCTGGATTTTATTACCAACATCTTTGCCTAA